The proteins below come from a single Miscanthus floridulus cultivar M001 chromosome 1, ASM1932011v1, whole genome shotgun sequence genomic window:
- the LOC136459741 gene encoding two-component response regulator ORR41-like, whose amino-acid sequence MAGAAAERKVIRVLLVEDEEIHKVRARALLRSAVGGVELDEAGTGAEAVRRVRDGGASAGAYDLIITDGKMPVMDGHEATRRIRAMGVTTPIVGLSSDTFPSDVDAFIKAGADDFTPKPLSKEKLVRILAKFNLV is encoded by the exons ATGGCCGGCGCGGCGGCGGAGCGCAAGGTGATCAGGGTCCTCCTCGTCGAGGACGAGGAGATCCACAAG GTTCGTGCGAGGGCGCTGCTGAGGTCGGCCGTCGGCGGCGTGGAGCTGGACGAGGCGGGGACCGGCGCCGAGGCGGTGCGGCGCGTGCGGGATGGCGGCGCCAGCGCCGGCGCCTACGATCTCATCATCACCGACGGGAAGATGCCCGTCATGGACGGACACGAG GCGACTCGGCGGATTAGGGCCATGGGCGTGACGACGCCGATCGTGGGGCTGTCCAGCGACACCTTCCCGTCAGACGTCGACGCGTTCATCAAGGCCGGGGCCGACGACTTCACGCCCAAG CCGCTGTCCAAGGAGAAGCTCGTCCGTATTCTTGCCAAATTCAATCTCGTTTAG